The Bubalus kerabau isolate K-KA32 ecotype Philippines breed swamp buffalo chromosome 16, PCC_UOA_SB_1v2, whole genome shotgun sequence genome includes a region encoding these proteins:
- the LOC129629681 gene encoding mitotic-spindle organizing protein 2 isoform X1: MAAAGAGPGPGPGAPPGLEAALQKLALRRKKVLSAEEMELFELAQAAGGAMDPDVFKILVDLLKLNVAPLAVFQMLKSMCAGQRVASDSQDPTAAPLPTPSVPETREASFLSARSRSPPARPSFSCAPQPAASPVLLHGPAAAHSPLSPGPPGSLRFSCCLFSPFAGRNKGGGALGGGPALAERGGRDGPSQRMPRQPSASRLSKGGGPGRSPPRSGT; encoded by the exons ATGGCGGCCGCGGGCGCGGGGCCGGGCCCCGGGCCAGGGGCGCCCCCGGGGCTGGAGGCGGCCCTGCAGAAGCTGGCCCTGCGGCGGAAGAAAGTGCTGAGCGCGGAGGAGATGGAGCTGTTCGAGCTGGCGCAGGCTGCGGGCGGCGCCATGGACCCCGACGTGTTCAA GATCCTGGTGGACCTGCTGAAGCTGAACGTGGCGCCCCTCGCCGtcttccagatgctcaagtccaTGTGCGCTGGGCAGAGGGTGGCGAGCGACTCCCAGGATCCCACGGCCGCGCCCCTGCCCACGCCCAGCGTGCCTGAGACCCGAG AGGCCTCCTTTCTCTCTGCCCGGAGCCGTAGCCCCCCCGCGAGGCCCTCCTTTTCCTGCGCCCCGCAGCCTGCGGCCTCTCCGGTTCTGCTCCACGGCCCAGCTGCCGCGCACTCGCCTCTCTCTCCGGGGCCCCCCGGTTCCCTCCGGTTCTCTTGCTGCCTGTTCTCTCCTTTTGCAG GGAGAAACAAAGGCGGCGGTGCCCTGGGCGGAGGCCCGGCGCTGGCAGAACGCGGCGGCCGGGATGGACCCAGCCAGAGGATGCCCCGCCAGCCCAGCGCCTCCAGGCTGTCCAAGGGGGGCGGGCCAGGGAGGAGCCCCCCGAGGAGCGGCACCTGA
- the LOC129629681 gene encoding mitotic-spindle organizing protein 2 isoform X2: protein MAAAGAGPGPGPGAPPGLEAALQKLALRRKKVLSAEEMELFELAQAAGGAMDPDVFKILVDLLKLNVAPLAVFQMLKSMCAGQRVASDSQDPTAAPLPTPSVPETRGRNKGGGALGGGPALAERGGRDGPSQRMPRQPSASRLSKGGGPGRSPPRSGT, encoded by the exons ATGGCGGCCGCGGGCGCGGGGCCGGGCCCCGGGCCAGGGGCGCCCCCGGGGCTGGAGGCGGCCCTGCAGAAGCTGGCCCTGCGGCGGAAGAAAGTGCTGAGCGCGGAGGAGATGGAGCTGTTCGAGCTGGCGCAGGCTGCGGGCGGCGCCATGGACCCCGACGTGTTCAA GATCCTGGTGGACCTGCTGAAGCTGAACGTGGCGCCCCTCGCCGtcttccagatgctcaagtccaTGTGCGCTGGGCAGAGGGTGGCGAGCGACTCCCAGGATCCCACGGCCGCGCCCCTGCCCACGCCCAGCGTGCCTGAGACCCGAG GGAGAAACAAAGGCGGCGGTGCCCTGGGCGGAGGCCCGGCGCTGGCAGAACGCGGCGGCCGGGATGGACCCAGCCAGAGGATGCCCCGCCAGCCCAGCGCCTCCAGGCTGTCCAAGGGGGGCGGGCCAGGGAGGAGCCCCCCGAGGAGCGGCACCTGA